Part of the Halodesulfovibrio sp. genome is shown below.
GCCTTGCAGTGTTCGTCCCTGAAGCCTTCTCTTCAAACAATCCTCCCTCTGGATATGCTTTAATAAGAGCTTCAGATTGAGCAGCAGTATTTTGGTCTGTCGAACTAACTCGGGCATAGAGGTAGATTTTACTCATGTGTCATCTCCAAAGGGGTGTCATGTAGTCTAGACCCTCTCCAGTCCAGACAAGTGGGATAAAAAAATGGCTTAACCACGCAAGTGATTAAGCCGCACATGACACCCTGTCAAGTTGTATACTGTATGACAGGGTAGGATTTTAGCAATTCTATAGGATTTAAAATTTCTTAAAAACTCCCCCTGATTTCTAAAACAATTCCTATATGTTCCAAACATAGGTTGAGTAACTCACCTACTATAACAATCCGGAGGATAACCATCATGATTCATACCATTAAAGACTTAACAGTTGATACATTAGATAAAGTCAGCACTCCCGCAACTCGTGCAGGTAATACTGTTGAGCGAATTGCAACAATGATTGCTCATGGAGTAGACGAAGAAGTGGTGGCTTTACAGTTATCTAAGAATAGCCATCACAACTATGATTACACAACAGCAGATGTCCAAAGTTGCTGCAAGCTCTTTGCTGATACAAAAACTAAAGTTGTGGTTACCAAAAAACAAACCAGAGCACTGATAGAAGACCAAGGAACTTCTACCACCAACACCAAAGACTGTACTCCCATCTTTGAATTCTAAAAGGAGTTTGTATGAATCGCTGCATAACCTCAGGAATTGAGGCCTACTTAAAAGAGCAAAGCCTCAGCCTATCTACTGAGGATTTAAAGACATTTCTAAATGACCCAGACCAGATAGAAACTAGAACTATCTTTGATGGAAAAGTACTCACTGGAGAACACAGCCTTCACTATTCTGAATACCTATACAAAAATCACTTAACAGAAGAGCAAAAAAAACACATTTTCTCTTCTGGTTACGAACTTGGTCACCCTGGCAAAATCCCAAGTCAATCTGAAGCTGACTTATTTCAGTACCTAACTGAAACATATGGAGGTGACGATGTAGAAGGCTTGGTTAAGCACATAAAAAAACACGTCTCAAAGCTTGTCGGCATTCCTTTTAAACGTCTTATTAAAGACGATAGAAGCACAGCATACAAGGTGCTCACTTTATTTTATCGAATTAGTCGAAATCACAAAAAGCAACTTTTCACATTCATAGAAAAACGTTGCGAAAACAAGGCTGAGTTTGAACTGCGTTCATCTTACCCATACGAGGCTGAAAAAAATTCAAGCAAACGAGAAAAAGCTTATCTCAATACAGCAATCTTGGCAGAACTACTTTGCAATCTTGCTTATGGAATGTCTGAGGATGAATTGAAAATAGCGCGAAGAATCAATACAGAACTAGCTGAAGCTGGTTTAAATATGGCGCCTTACATCCGCACAGAGGTAATTGGAGAAGAAAAAAAAATCCCCTAACCATTCTACTAGAAATATCGATATCGCATTGCAAAACCTACTGGAGCTACCTTCTTCAGACCATCTCCCTGACACTTATCAATTGCTATTCCGGTTGTATGCAGCAATATCTTTGCAGGAATATTCCTTTCGCGTACACTCAAATAAATTCTTAGCAAACTTCGTCTATTCTACCGAAATAAAGATGGAAAAGCTCTATAAAGCACGGATAAAGTCATTTGGGGATAAAGATGTTCTATCGCACTTGCTAGGCTACAAAGTTAAAAAAATAACAGCGAATTTAAGACTTCAAGCTGAATTCGTAAAACACATCATTCTTACTTATTCAGTTGGTAAGCCGTCGTCCATCACTGAACGCTTTGGCTCAATGAATTTCCAAATAATTATGGCCATGATTATGCATCATGAAAAATGCAAGATCAAAATCCCATCAAAAATTAAGGGCATTAGTGATGTGCCAAACTCGGTAACATCAATACTAAAAGATGCAGTAAGCTATGCAAAAAACAATTCAGGAGAATTTCCTCCTCTATCTAGGTACTCAGAAGCATTAGTTATGTATTGGGAAATGCGTTATCATCTTCTTGTTAACGCATTGATGTCAGAGGACATTGCATCTGGTGTCAACAGGATGCAAAAAATTGCAGAGTTAGAGTTACTGGTAGACGATAAGTTAGTACAATTTTTTTCGTATAAAGATTCGTCTGCATTTCATGCTTTACCTGAATTGCCATCCAAGTTTGCCAAGCTGCTTGGTTATGAACCTGGAAAGTACATCGATATTGAGAGCCTTTAGCCCCCCCTGTAAAAACTCTAGCAACCACTTTAGCAGCCTAACCCTTGATAAAATTTTCAAGGTGGGCATTTTCCGCAAAAACAAAAAGGCTCTTGAGTTATTTCAAGAGCCTTTTCAGTATTAATCTATGAAGGGTAAAGCGCTAAAATTTTTGATGTTGTACTGGCTTTCTGCTTTTGCAACTCATTGATCAGTTTATCGGGTACACCCTGAATCTCAAGCACATCCTTAATCTCATTTTGAAGCAGCCCAGTCTTTTCTTCAAGAAACTCAAGTGAGACAGAATCCGCAATTAACTGCAAAGCTTCTGCAAAAAGCACAGACTGTTCTTTTGGAAATTCCCCAGGTTCATTTATTCGAATCCCTTGAGCATTCATGTTCTTAACTGCACGAGTATAGGACGACTCTGAAATAACTTTTAAATCTTTTGCTCGATATAACAATGCACCAATAGACACTTTCCATCGAAGTTTAAGATCGACAAATAGTTTGAGGTTCCACCGCTTCGGACATTCTTCTTTAAAAGTCATCCAAGGAAGTAAAAAAGCACTTGCAAAGCGATTGGCTTCACGCTCTTCTTTACTTGTATGAAGTTCCCCTTCTCCATGAAGGATTAAATGACCAAGTTCATGCGCAAGATCAAACCGAAGACGACTACTGGGCTTATCGCTACACAAAAAGATAAATGGAACATTCAAAATTCTAGTCGAAAAGGCATCAACCTTTTTATATTCCTCGCCAGAAAGGTATACAATATTAACACCATGACTCTCAAGAAATGCTGTTAGATCATCGATTGGAGAAGCATTAAGTCCCATATCCTTTCTTATCTGCAGCGCAATCTCTTCTATTTCATAAACCGAAGAAGCTTCCTTCTGATAATCTATAAACTGATCTTCTGGAAAAAGTACCCCTTCTTCTTTAAATAGAAAAAGTAAGTTAGCTATTGCTTGGCCTTTTCTAATTGCTCTTCTTCTATCAGCAACTGAAGTTGAGCGTAGGCACCTAAAATGACATTTATCCGGTTCAACCAATGCAGCATCAAAAGTCTTATTCGACAAAAAACTTGGTGAAACCATCAACAGTCGAGAAAGAGTAAAAAAAGTTTCGATATCAGGGGCAAGGTCACCTTTCTCTATTCTAGTAATAGCAGCAGGAGTCTTCCCTAATCTTTCGGCAAGTTCTTTTTTTGTAAAACCCCGCAACTCTCGAGCCACTGTCACTGACTGGGGGGAAAACGTATTTAGATAATATTGCAGGGCTCTTTTCATAACTTAACTTTTGATTCCATCTATACAGAGTCTTTTTTCTCAGGAGCAACCTCTTTCGTTGCCTTTTTACTGAGACGCAAACGTGTTTTTATTTCTGCAGAGGTATTGCTCACCGACTGTGCTGTGTCAATATCCAGAGTTGGCAACTCAGGCACAGTAACTGGCTCTCGGGTAAACAAAGTTTTAAAAGGTACAAAGTCGACAGCATTTTTTCCTTTTTTACCAGTTGCAGGGACTAGTCGACCAAGAACTGCTTTCTCTAATCCCCATTCCTCACTAATCTGAAGCCCAATAATTATTGAGCCGCAACGAAAATCGAACTCGTCTTCTAGACCTGGTAAAACAAAAGCTGGTTGAGCATAAGCTGCTTTTTTTGCTTTGTTTCCGCCCCTAGGAATGAAATCTATTCCTACTTTATGGCATCTAAAAGAAATACCATGCACATGAAACATTAAGTCCTTATTCGAGATCTGGATGTGATTTGCAGGCTTTAATCCCTTCTCTTTTATTTCTCTGAAGCGATTGAAATGGTTCTCCCAACAGATTGCCCCAAAAGAGTAATTCCCAAAATATTTATCCACAGAAAATGCCTCACAAGCAGCTTCTGCAGCAAGCTGAAAGTGGGAAAGTAAATACTCTAGGAAAAAATCTTTTACACAACCAAGTTGCTCTTCAGAAGGAATAGGCTCGCTCATCAACACCTCATGCTTTTTAAATTGTTTACTGATTGATTGTTTTTTGCAAAAAAATTAACTTGATGCAATTATTTTGTTCTTCATACACACTTTCTGCTACCATCAATCATACAATAAAAACAAATTATTAGAAAAAGGCTAACTATGAACGTGTTTCTTGATACCAACATCTTACACAATGACCATTTAAGCTCAGCGTCTTTAAAGCGACTAGCCGCCCTTTCAAGTGCTGGAATTATCAATCTGTTCCTTCCAGACATTGTCACTCGAGAACTTACTAGCAACAAGGCATTAGAATTTTCCAATAATATTTCTTCATGCAGCAAGACACTCAAGAAGGCACTTAAGCAACATCATTTTTCAGATAAATTTTTAGCCGATTTCCAAGCTGTTAAGAATCAGCTTTTAGAAATAGAAAAAATTGCAGAGAAAGACATTGAAACAAACTTAACAAACTGGATTAAAGAGTCAAAAGCGACTCTTATTCCTTTTGAACATCACTTCATGGGATCAATCCTTGAACATTACTTCAAAGGTGGTGGCGCATTTGGCTCCCGTAAGAACCGTAAAGACTTTCCAGACGCCATGATCGCTGCAACAATTTACAGCTTTGTAGAGAAAGCGGGGCCCTGCAGTGTAATTAGCAATGATAGCAATCTGTCAAAACACTTAAAAGAAAACAAAGAGATAACTACCTATAGCTCAATCAGAAACTACTTAAAGCAGCTTGGTACAAAAATAGAATTTTCTGGCGGCCAAAAGATTTTAGACTACTTTTCTTCAAACCACACTTCCAATCAACTTATTAAATTTTTTAAGAAAAACACAGATTATTTTGATTCTATCTATCTTGAAAATGACATGATCAGCAATAAAAGAGCGATCGAAGTTGAAGCTGACTATTTTGAAGTAAACTCTGCTGACTTTAACAATACAGAAGAGCTCACTGTAACCGACCTGAACTTTATCAATGAGAGCGAATTGGGTGGAAATATTTCTTTTGTTACTAACACTGGACTAAGCTACGTCACAGGCTACAAAGAGTGCTTAATGCTTGAAGAGTACAGAGATATTACCGTGTTTAGTGCGACAGGAAGTGGAGCATGTGAAATTGGCGAATCTGCTCTTATGAAGTTTTCTGGAGAGATCATTTTCAAACTTCTTAATAGGAAAGATGAACACATGATCGAACGACTTAATGAAACCCTGACATACAATGAGTTCAATGAGTTTTTTACAATAGAACTTGAGATAAAGACTGGCGAAATTTTAAACTATCTTTAATCATAAGATATTAACTACAATGGAACTACTGAGCACAGTAATGACGTAAGTGAGGAGAGACTGGGGATAAGAATTCACCAAGAATAAAAAAAGCGTTTATAACAACTTCGAAAAGCTATCATAAACGCTTGATTTTACTCTGGTACCCGGGGCCGGACTTGAACCGGCACGTCCTTGAGGACGAGAGATTTTAAGTCTCTTGTGTCTACCAATTCCACCACCCGGGCTCAGAAAAGGTGAAGACTTCTATACCGCTAAGCGGCATGTCGTCAACCACATTATGCAATTTTTTTTATTTTTTCATTAACTATACGCAAAATCCAGATGAAATATCAATTCCAGCTTCCTTCCATGCCCCTTTTTCAAACTGAAACAGGGTAGAAGATTCAAGGTCTTTTTGAATAGCAT
Proteins encoded:
- a CDS encoding XRE family transcriptional regulator, with translation MKRALQYYLNTFSPQSVTVARELRGFTKKELAERLGKTPAAITRIEKGDLAPDIETFFTLSRLLMVSPSFLSNKTFDAALVEPDKCHFRCLRSTSVADRRRAIRKGQAIANLLFLFKEEGVLFPEDQFIDYQKEASSVYEIEEIALQIRKDMGLNASPIDDLTAFLESHGVNIVYLSGEEYKKVDAFSTRILNVPFIFLCSDKPSSRLRFDLAHELGHLILHGEGELHTSKEEREANRFASAFLLPWMTFKEECPKRWNLKLFVDLKLRWKVSIGALLYRAKDLKVISESSYTRAVKNMNAQGIRINEPGEFPKEQSVLFAEALQLIADSVSLEFLEEKTGLLQNEIKDVLEIQGVPDKLINELQKQKASTTSKILALYPS
- a CDS encoding PIN domain-containing protein encodes the protein MNVFLDTNILHNDHLSSASLKRLAALSSAGIINLFLPDIVTRELTSNKALEFSNNISSCSKTLKKALKQHHFSDKFLADFQAVKNQLLEIEKIAEKDIETNLTNWIKESKATLIPFEHHFMGSILEHYFKGGGAFGSRKNRKDFPDAMIAATIYSFVEKAGPCSVISNDSNLSKHLKENKEITTYSSIRNYLKQLGTKIEFSGGQKILDYFSSNHTSNQLIKFFKKNTDYFDSIYLENDMISNKRAIEVEADYFEVNSADFNNTEELTVTDLNFINESELGGNISFVTNTGLSYVTGYKECLMLEEYRDITVFSATGSGACEIGESALMKFSGEIIFKLLNRKDEHMIERLNETLTYNEFNEFFTIELEIKTGEILNYL